A DNA window from Danio aesculapii chromosome 14, fDanAes4.1, whole genome shotgun sequence contains the following coding sequences:
- the slc9a6a gene encoding sodium/hydrogen exchanger 6a, whose translation MGSPSEMKAAAVRVWRRLPVHVFVLASSLCLCQCGAEEDSAMENIVTEKKAEESHRQDSADLLIFIMLLTLTILTIWLFKHRRFRFLHETGLAMIYGLLVGVVLRYAIHVPSDINNVTLSCSVNASPATLLVNVSGKFYEYTLKGEIGANNVNDIQDNEMLRKVTFDPEVFFNILLPPIIFHAGYSLKRRHFFRNLGSILAYAFVGTVVSCFIIGALMYGCVMLMKKIGHLGGDFFFTDCLFFGAIVSATDPVTVLAIFNELHVDADLYALLFGESVLNDAVAVVLSSSIVAYQPTGDNSHTFEAMAMLKSFGIFLGVFSGSFALGVATGIVTALVTKFTKLRDFPLLETALFFLMSWSTFLLAEACGFTGVVAVLFCGMTQAHYTFNNLSPESQDRTKQLFELLNFLAENFIFSYMGLTLFTFQNHVFNPIFIVCAFLAVFLGRAANIYPLSFLLNLGRRNKITSNFQHMMMFAGLRGAMTFALSIRDTATYARQMMFSTTLLVVFFTVWICGGGTTQMLSCQKIRVGVDTDQENSIGPDGVERRSTKQESAWLFRIWYNFDHNYLKPILTHSGPPLTATLPACCSPLARCLTSPQAYENEGELKNADSDLILNDGDITLTYGDITVSTDGTGAHSSGVLMGGAAVNSDEALDQELAFGDHELVIRGTRLVLPMDDSEPPLPLDSHRQRHRNEFMS comes from the exons ATGGGTTCTCCAAGTGAAATGAAGGCCGCCGCGGTGCGTGTCTGGAGAAGACTGCCcgtgcatgtgtttgttttggCTAGTTCCCTCTGCCTGTGTCAGTGCGGAGCTGAAGAAGACAGCGCGATGGAGAATATCGTGACAGAGAAGAAAGCTGAAGAAAGCCACAGACAGGACAGCGCTGacctcctcatcttcatcatgCTCCTCACCCTCACCATCCTCACCATATGGCTGTTCAAGCACCGCCGCTTCAGGTTTCTGCACGAGACTGGACTGGCGATGATATACG GGCTGCTTGTGGGTGTCGTCCTGCGTTATGCTATTCATGTGCCCAGCGACATAAACAATGTTACGCTGAGCTGTAGTGTCAACGCCAGTCCAGCCACACTTCTGGTCAATGTCAGCGGTAAGTTCTATGAATACACCCTGAAAGGAGAGATTGGTGCCAATAATGTCAATGACATCCAGGACAACGAGATGCTCCGCAAG GTGACCTTTGACCCTGAGGTCTTTTTCAATATTCTCTTGCCTCCCATCATTTTTCATGCTGGCTACAGTTTGAAACGA AGACATTTTTTCAGAAATCTGGGCTCTATTCTTGCCTATGCGTTTGTGGGAACTGTTGTGTCGTGTTTCATCATTGG GGCGTTAATGTATGGCTGTGTGATGCTGATGAAGAAAATTGGTCATCTGGGCGGTGACTTCTTCTTCACTGATTGCCTTTTTTTTGGTGCGATCGTCTCAGCCACTGATCCAG TGACAGTTCTGGCCATCTTCAATGAGCTGCATGTGGATGCTGACCTGTATGCTCTGCTGTTTGGAGAAAGTGTTCTGAATGATGCTGTCGCTGTCGTACTGTCCTC GTCAATTGTAGCATATCAGCCTACAGGAGACAACAGTCACACATTTGAAGCAATGGCTATGCTCAAGTCCTTTGGCATCTTTCTAGGGGTCTTCAGTGGTTCTTTTGCTCTTGGAGTGGCAACTGGAATCGTGACTGCACTC GTTACTAAGTTCACTAAGCTTAGGGACTTTCCATTGCTGGAGACGGCGCTTTTCTTTCTCATGTCCTGGAGCACGTTTCTGCTGGCAGAGGCTTGTGGATTTACAG GTGTGGTGGCCGTTCTGTTCTGTGGAATGACACAGGCCCATTACACCTTTAACAATCTCTCTCCTGAATCCCAGGACAGGACGAAACAA TTATTCGAGCTACTGAATTTCCTGGCTGAGAACTTCATATTTTCCTACATGGGCTTGACATTGTTTACCTTCCAGAACCACGTCTTCAACCCGATCTTCATAGTGTGCGCATTT CTGGCCGTGTTTCTGGGCAGAGCGGCGAACATCTATCCACTCTCTTTCCTGCTGAATTTGGGCCGTCGAAACAAGATCACCTCCAACTTCCAGCACATGATGATGTTTGCAG GTCTTCGTGGTGCCATGACTTTTGCCCTGTCCATCAGGGACACGGCTACATATGCACGGCAGATGATGTTCTCCACCACGCTGCTGGTGGTCTTCTTCACGGTTTGGATCTGTGGAGGAGGCACAACTCAGATGCTGTCCTGCCAGAAAATCCG TGTTGGAGTGGACACAGACCAGGAGAACTCT ATCGGCCCTGATGGAGTGGAAAGGAGGAGCACTAAACAGGAAAGCGCCTGGCTATTCAGGATCTGGTACAACTTTGATCACAA TTATCTAAAGCCCATTCTGACCCACAGCGGACCACCGCTCACTGCCACACTGCCTGCCTGCTGTAGTCCTCTGGCTCGCTGCCTGACCAGCCCACAGGCCTATGAG AATGAAGGCGAGCTGAAAAATGCAGACTCTGACCTGATCCTGAACGACGGTGACATCACTCTTACCTACGGTGACATCACTGTGAGCACAGATGGCACGGGTGCCCACTCGAGTGGCGTTCTCATGGGAGGAGCGGCGGTGAACTCAGACGAGGCTCTGGATCAAGAGCTGGCGTTCGGCGACCACGAGCTGGTGATCCGAGGAACCCGACTGGTCCTCCCAATGGACGATTCAGAGCCTCCACTACCTCTGGACTCCCACCGCCAACGGCACAGGAACGAATTCATGAGCTGA